A genomic region of Streptosporangium lutulentum contains the following coding sequences:
- a CDS encoding GNAT family N-acetyltransferase: MILAVFSQVIRAFWRRFSQRLPPQLADVALVAMTAQDGHADQVMDAVVTCTVRTARPEDLPAILQIYAAERDPNDGSPRAVSDLEQQTWTRMMRSDDLTVYLAEINDQVVGTATLMTMPNLTYNCAPTAFVEAVVVAIDHRRTGIATAIMRRLLSDARSAGCNKIQLLSHKRHATDGAHRLYTSLGFEPEAEGFRLYLQQVPAAVRAAQATQH, translated from the coding sequence ATGATCTTGGCCGTGTTTTCCCAGGTGATCCGGGCTTTCTGGCGCCGTTTCAGCCAACGTCTGCCCCCTCAGCTTGCAGACGTTGCCTTGGTGGCGATGACCGCTCAAGACGGGCATGCTGATCAAGTGATGGACGCTGTCGTAACGTGCACTGTTCGAACCGCCCGTCCAGAGGACCTGCCGGCGATCCTGCAGATATACGCCGCCGAACGGGACCCCAACGACGGCTCTCCCCGCGCAGTCTCGGATCTTGAACAGCAGACCTGGACACGGATGATGCGATCCGACGATCTCACCGTCTACCTCGCTGAGATCAACGATCAGGTAGTCGGGACGGCAACGCTGATGACGATGCCGAACCTGACCTACAACTGTGCCCCCACCGCATTTGTCGAAGCAGTCGTAGTTGCCATCGATCATCGCCGCACGGGCATAGCCACCGCGATCATGCGCCGACTCCTCAGCGACGCTCGATCTGCAGGGTGCAACAAGATCCAACTCCTGTCCCACAAGCGCCATGCCACCGATGGAGCCCATCGCCTCTACACCTCGCTGGGCTTCGAGCCGGAAGCGGAAGGATTCCGGCTCTATCTCCAGCAGGTTCCCGCCGCCGTTCGCGCCGCCCAGGCGACACAGCACTGA
- a CDS encoding YajQ family cyclic di-GMP-binding protein: MADSSFDIVSKIDHQEADNALNQTVKEVGHRFDFKGTGATIAWSGGQKAVEIKANSEERVNAVLDVFKDKLIKRGLSLKILEADEPRLSGKDYRLQVTLKEGIDQEHAKKISKIIRDEGPKGVKAQIQGEELRVSSKKRDELQEVIALLKGKDLEIALQFTNYR; the protein is encoded by the coding sequence ATGGCCGACAGCAGTTTTGACATCGTCAGCAAGATCGACCACCAGGAGGCCGACAACGCGCTGAACCAGACGGTCAAGGAGGTCGGGCACCGATTTGACTTCAAGGGTACCGGCGCGACCATCGCCTGGTCCGGTGGCCAGAAGGCCGTAGAGATCAAGGCGAACAGCGAGGAGCGCGTCAACGCGGTCCTCGACGTGTTCAAGGACAAACTGATCAAGCGGGGGCTCTCGCTCAAGATCCTGGAAGCGGATGAGCCCAGGCTGTCAGGCAAGGATTACCGTCTTCAGGTCACCCTCAAGGAGGGCATCGACCAGGAGCACGCCAAGAAGATCTCAAAGATCATCCGCGACGAGGGGCCCAAGGGCGTCAAGGCCCAGATCCAGGGTGAGGAGCTGCGGGTGAGCTCCAAGAAGAGGGACGAGCTGCAGGAGGTCATCGCCCTGCTCAAGGGCAAGGACCTGGAGATCGCCCTTCAGTTCACGAACTACCGCTAG
- a CDS encoding alpha/beta fold hydrolase — protein sequence MARGVISPVTGHYVTIDVQGDRCKVFYLENGRGRPLVCQHTAGCHNHQWRDLLEDEEITRDYRVIAYDLARHGKSDPPHNTEWWKEEYRLTADYFVDFIIEFCDALELEDPIFMGSSFGGNVALQLALRRPDRFAGVIPVEAADYSPGFYLDWWQHPHANAAQVCASGVWDLMAPQSPEMDRRLTWFYYSQGAEAFKGDLYFYSVDHDLRDRLHEINGEECPVVLMTGTYDYLTTPEDSRRSAQQIKGGHFIEMPEIGHFPMSENYPVFRTYLQEALRHIEGATPKR from the coding sequence ATGGCGCGGGGAGTCATTTCGCCCGTCACCGGGCACTACGTCACGATCGACGTACAGGGCGATCGATGCAAGGTCTTCTACCTGGAGAACGGCCGGGGCCGTCCGCTCGTCTGCCAGCACACCGCGGGCTGCCACAACCACCAGTGGCGCGACCTGCTGGAAGACGAGGAGATCACCCGCGACTACCGGGTGATCGCCTATGACCTGGCACGGCACGGCAAGTCCGACCCGCCGCACAACACCGAGTGGTGGAAGGAGGAGTACAGGCTCACCGCCGACTACTTCGTCGACTTCATCATCGAGTTCTGCGACGCCCTCGAACTGGAGGACCCGATCTTCATGGGTTCCTCGTTCGGCGGCAACGTCGCGCTTCAACTCGCGCTGCGCCGCCCGGATCGCTTCGCCGGAGTCATCCCGGTCGAGGCCGCCGACTACTCACCCGGCTTCTATCTCGACTGGTGGCAACACCCTCACGCCAACGCCGCCCAGGTGTGCGCCAGCGGTGTCTGGGACCTCATGGCACCCCAGTCGCCCGAGATGGATCGGCGGCTCACCTGGTTCTACTACAGCCAGGGTGCGGAGGCGTTCAAGGGCGACCTGTACTTCTACTCCGTGGACCACGACCTGAGAGACCGGCTCCACGAGATCAACGGGGAGGAATGCCCGGTCGTGTTGATGACCGGAACCTATGACTACCTCACGACACCGGAGGACAGCCGGCGCAGCGCCCAGCAGATCAAGGGCGGCCATTTCATCGAGATGCCGGAGATCGGCCACTTCCCGATGAGCGAGAACTATCCGGTGTTCAGGACCTATCTGCAGGAGGCGCTGCGCCACATCGAGGGGGCGACGCCGAAGAGATAG
- a CDS encoding LysR family transcriptional regulator, whose product MDENLRLVRYFLAVAEELHFRRAAARLFVSQPTLSDQIRRLEQHLGVQLFERTGRGVVLTPAGKEFEGEARTVLTAWEQAVAITRSAAAERMRTFVIGFVANAAAELTPLITRRFRGRHSGIGLEMRQYDFREPLAGLGAGQVDVVLTRPPLGHIPWLHTRTLFAEPRVLIVPTAHLLAGRDTVSVEDVLDEPFIAWKAPGPCRDFWLALDQRKGHPIRIGREVVTVDECLESILMGAGVAFAQASSRRFYARPGLAFVPTTGLPLTSVVVAWCSDHETPLVRDFVHVAREIAEIDGCRVPVPGAVPRSAAL is encoded by the coding sequence GTGGACGAGAATCTCCGTCTGGTGCGTTACTTTCTCGCGGTCGCCGAGGAGTTGCACTTCCGCCGGGCCGCCGCACGCCTGTTCGTCTCTCAGCCGACGCTCAGTGATCAGATCCGCCGTCTGGAACAGCACCTCGGCGTGCAGTTGTTCGAACGCACCGGCCGCGGAGTCGTCCTGACACCGGCAGGCAAGGAGTTCGAGGGTGAGGCTCGTACGGTTCTCACCGCCTGGGAGCAGGCGGTCGCGATCACCCGGAGTGCGGCCGCGGAACGGATGCGGACGTTCGTGATCGGGTTCGTGGCCAACGCCGCCGCCGAACTCACCCCGTTGATCACACGGCGCTTCCGCGGTCGCCATTCGGGCATCGGCCTGGAGATGCGTCAGTACGATTTTCGCGAGCCGCTCGCCGGACTCGGCGCCGGCCAGGTCGACGTGGTGCTGACCCGGCCTCCGCTGGGGCACATCCCGTGGCTGCACACCCGGACTCTCTTCGCCGAGCCACGCGTGCTCATCGTCCCCACCGCTCACCTTCTCGCCGGCCGTGACACGGTGAGCGTCGAGGACGTGCTCGACGAACCGTTCATCGCCTGGAAGGCCCCTGGGCCCTGTCGTGATTTCTGGCTCGCCCTGGACCAGCGGAAGGGCCACCCGATCCGCATCGGCCGAGAGGTCGTCACGGTGGACGAATGCCTGGAGTCGATTCTCATGGGCGCGGGGGTGGCATTCGCACAGGCTTCGTCGCGACGCTTCTACGCGCGCCCGGGCCTGGCCTTCGTCCCCACGACGGGGCTGCCTCTCACCTCCGTCGTCGTGGCCTGGTGCTCCGATCACGAAACCCCGCTGGTGCGGGATTTCGTGCATGTCGCCCGCGAGATCGCCGAGATCGACGGGTGCCGGGTACCGGTTCCGGGTGCCGTGCCAAGAAGCGCTGCCTTGTAA
- a CDS encoding pyridoxamine 5'-phosphate oxidase family protein, producing the protein MGKIHDKLNDRLREFIGAQPVYFIATAPEQGGHVNVSPKGYADTFTILDDTTVAYLDLDGSGVETISHLRQNGRITIMFCAFSGPPNILRLYGTGRVLVPEDPDFSDLIKRFGPHPGVRSIVVVDCDRISDSCGFSVPFMSFDKDRTLLDKWAGRKEVQQRRSYRAKNNRESIDGIPGLSPEETDPVVHHS; encoded by the coding sequence ATGGGGAAAATTCACGACAAGCTCAACGATCGGCTGCGTGAGTTCATCGGAGCGCAACCGGTCTATTTCATCGCGACCGCGCCCGAGCAGGGCGGTCATGTCAACGTCTCCCCCAAGGGATACGCCGACACCTTCACCATCCTCGACGACACCACGGTCGCCTACCTCGATCTGGACGGCAGCGGCGTGGAGACCATCTCCCACCTCCGCCAGAACGGCCGCATCACGATCATGTTCTGCGCCTTCTCCGGTCCCCCCAACATCCTTCGCCTGTACGGCACCGGCCGGGTCCTCGTGCCGGAAGACCCCGATTTCTCCGACCTGATCAAACGGTTCGGCCCGCACCCCGGCGTCAGGTCGATCGTCGTCGTCGACTGCGACCGGATCTCCGACTCCTGCGGTTTCTCGGTGCCGTTCATGTCCTTCGACAAGGACCGGACGCTCCTGGACAAGTGGGCGGGGCGCAAGGAGGTCCAGCAGCGGCGCTCCTATCGCGCCAAGAACAACCGCGAGAGCATCGACGGCATCCCCGGTCTCTCTCCGGAGGAGACCGATCCGGTGGTTCACCACTCCTGA
- a CDS encoding WD40 repeat domain-containing protein: protein MRLLRLLAVPVGVIVVVGMGTTAEAEGREILVRYAGLGDCDCAPWKLWMRDGRVIKLPEARVFSVGGRRAPLALSPDGRYVAYFQLKDGALVIREMSTGTVRSVPGVTWSRELRTARLDLAPAGRYVVLGNGRDSQVIDAQSGMSSAVPLGLRPWSFSPDAKFVLAVDDSFRAGIYSTSPWGETGRVPVGGALSPDGRTVAHFTARDSAISLWDVATGKAITLRPIALPARKIPIRLRWDGEGRLDLQMVTPRRARGRIGVPYAWYRVDPTTGRAWRIGAFTVPSSVRHPIVTGLAP from the coding sequence ATGAGGCTGTTGCGCCTGCTGGCCGTTCCCGTCGGCGTGATCGTCGTCGTCGGGATGGGGACCACGGCGGAGGCGGAGGGCAGGGAGATCCTGGTCCGCTACGCGGGACTGGGCGATTGTGACTGCGCCCCGTGGAAGCTGTGGATGCGGGACGGCCGGGTGATCAAGCTCCCCGAGGCGCGGGTGTTCTCGGTGGGCGGGCGACGGGCGCCGCTGGCGCTCTCCCCGGACGGGCGGTACGTCGCCTACTTTCAGCTCAAGGACGGCGCCCTGGTCATCCGCGAGATGTCCACCGGCACCGTACGGAGCGTTCCCGGTGTGACGTGGTCTCGCGAACTGCGCACCGCACGACTCGATCTCGCCCCGGCCGGGCGCTACGTGGTCCTGGGCAACGGACGAGACAGTCAGGTCATAGACGCGCAGAGTGGGATGAGTTCAGCGGTACCGCTGGGACTGCGGCCGTGGAGCTTCAGCCCCGACGCCAAGTTCGTGCTCGCGGTGGACGACTCCTTCCGAGCGGGGATCTACTCGACGTCCCCCTGGGGCGAGACGGGGCGGGTCCCGGTAGGGGGCGCGCTCAGCCCGGACGGCAGGACCGTCGCCCACTTCACGGCCCGCGACTCGGCCATCAGCCTGTGGGACGTGGCCACGGGCAAGGCCATCACGCTCAGACCGATCGCACTGCCTGCCAGGAAGATCCCGATCCGGCTGCGCTGGGACGGCGAGGGCCGTCTCGACCTGCAAATGGTCACTCCCCGCAGGGCGCGGGGCAGGATCGGCGTCCCCTATGCCTGGTATCGGGTTGATCCCACGACGGGCCGCGCGTGGCGGATCGGTGCCTTCACCGTGCCCAGTTCGGTTCGCCATCCCATCGTCACCGGACTTGCCCCGTGA
- the htpX gene encoding zinc metalloprotease HtpX — MHHNGLRTAILLGALSAVIIAAGAWLGGGAGVQIAVLIALATNGIAFFFSDRIALSAMRARPVSEVEQPTLYRIVRELSTEARQPMPRLYVSPTMQPNAFATGRNPRNAVICVTYGITQLLDERELRGVIGHELSHVYNRDILISSVAGALATIITYLGYVGLFFGGGDDEEGPGFIGALLMIVLGPVAAGVIQMAISRSREYQADESGARLTGDPLALASALRKIEMGTRQLPLPENGRLASASHLMIANPFRGAGIGRMFSTHPPTAERVARLERMAGYRR; from the coding sequence GTGCACCACAACGGTCTGCGTACGGCGATCCTTCTCGGCGCACTGTCCGCGGTGATCATCGCGGCGGGAGCGTGGCTGGGAGGCGGCGCCGGCGTGCAGATCGCGGTTTTGATCGCGCTGGCGACGAACGGCATCGCCTTTTTCTTCTCCGACCGTATCGCCCTGTCCGCCATGCGTGCCCGGCCGGTGAGCGAGGTCGAGCAGCCGACCCTCTACCGCATCGTGCGTGAGCTCTCCACCGAGGCTCGCCAACCCATGCCCAGACTGTACGTCTCTCCGACGATGCAGCCCAACGCCTTCGCGACCGGACGTAACCCCCGCAACGCGGTGATCTGCGTGACCTACGGGATCACCCAGCTTCTCGATGAGCGTGAGCTGCGGGGAGTCATCGGGCACGAGCTGTCCCACGTCTACAACCGGGACATCCTGATCTCCTCGGTGGCGGGGGCGCTCGCCACGATCATCACCTACCTCGGCTATGTCGGCCTGTTCTTCGGCGGTGGGGACGACGAGGAGGGCCCCGGCTTCATCGGCGCGCTGCTCATGATCGTGCTTGGCCCGGTAGCCGCAGGGGTGATCCAGATGGCCATCTCCCGGTCCCGGGAGTATCAGGCGGACGAGTCCGGAGCCCGGCTGACAGGCGATCCGCTGGCCCTCGCCTCGGCGCTGAGGAAGATCGAGATGGGTACCCGCCAGTTGCCGCTCCCCGAGAACGGCCGCCTGGCCTCCGCCTCCCACCTCATGATCGCCAATCCCTTCCGGGGAGCCGGAATCGGCCGGATGTTCTCCACCCACCCGCCCACGGCCGAGCGCGTCGCCCGTCTGGAGCGGATGGCGGGCTATCGCCGCTGA
- a CDS encoding NADH-quinone oxidoreductase subunit N gives MIQSIDYYAIAPLLILAVTAGLVLLLDAFLPHRPYVRRALGAVTLAGVSGALAVVVSQAMRTGDALKTFCVPEGLLDPLDVPRRIPTLSAEPLTGPVAVAPCSFVVDDFTLIFAGLALAAGIVVVLLSAAELSSGDIPVGEWYFLLLCMLAGAVALPASRDLIMLLVTLELVSLPVFALTALKRYDGRGSEAAVKLFLVSVVSTAVMLFGVSLLYGTTGTVYLDRIARVLREGVPSSSAGGGGAYSSSLEIGYDLPAVVTVAVVLVLAGFAFKVAAVPFHAWAGDVYQGAPIPVAALLSVVSKAAGFAGMILILVIALGSQAATWAPLIAIIAALTMTVGNLLAMRQRHAVRLLAWSSVAQSGYILAPLGVRSEEAMSASIAYLVFYAAMNIGAFAVVMLVSRRSARNELDDYRGLVFQNPVAGLALAFFLACLAGLPPGLAGLFAKIVVFREIVGGGGGWLAAVMAVNTVIGLYYYVTWIVRIFTPAPVPASGADMTAGAGGRRTGWVPVSVAIALAGIIAVAFSIAPQTVLDLLPTAFIAPG, from the coding sequence GTGATCCAGTCGATCGACTACTACGCGATCGCGCCGCTGCTGATCCTCGCCGTCACGGCAGGGCTCGTGCTGCTCCTGGACGCCTTCCTGCCCCACAGGCCGTACGTCAGGCGGGCACTCGGCGCGGTCACGCTGGCCGGCGTGTCGGGAGCCCTGGCCGTGGTGGTCTCCCAGGCCATGCGCACCGGAGACGCGCTGAAGACCTTCTGCGTGCCCGAGGGGCTGCTCGATCCTCTCGACGTGCCCCGCCGGATCCCCACCCTGTCCGCCGAGCCGCTGACGGGACCGGTCGCCGTCGCGCCGTGCTCATTCGTGGTCGACGACTTCACGCTGATCTTCGCTGGCCTCGCACTGGCCGCGGGGATCGTCGTGGTGCTGTTGTCGGCGGCGGAGCTCTCCTCCGGAGACATTCCCGTCGGCGAGTGGTACTTCCTGCTGCTCTGCATGCTCGCGGGTGCCGTCGCCCTTCCCGCCTCCCGCGACCTGATCATGCTGCTGGTCACGCTGGAGCTGGTCTCGCTACCGGTGTTCGCGCTCACCGCGCTCAAGCGGTACGACGGCCGCGGCTCCGAGGCGGCGGTCAAGCTCTTCCTGGTCTCCGTGGTCTCCACCGCGGTGATGCTCTTCGGGGTCTCCCTGCTGTACGGAACGACCGGGACCGTCTACCTCGACCGGATCGCCAGGGTTCTGCGAGAGGGCGTTCCCTCGTCCAGCGCCGGTGGGGGCGGCGCCTACTCCTCCTCGCTAGAGATCGGCTACGACCTGCCCGCCGTGGTCACCGTGGCCGTGGTGCTGGTTCTCGCCGGGTTCGCCTTCAAGGTCGCGGCGGTGCCGTTCCACGCGTGGGCGGGCGACGTCTACCAGGGCGCCCCCATCCCCGTCGCGGCCCTTCTCTCCGTCGTCTCCAAGGCGGCCGGGTTCGCCGGGATGATCCTCATCCTGGTCATCGCCCTGGGGAGCCAGGCCGCCACCTGGGCCCCGTTGATCGCGATCATCGCCGCGCTGACCATGACCGTGGGCAACCTTCTCGCCATGCGTCAGCGTCACGCCGTGCGCCTGCTCGCCTGGTCCTCCGTCGCCCAGTCGGGTTACATCCTCGCCCCCCTCGGCGTCCGGAGCGAGGAGGCGATGAGCGCGTCGATCGCCTACCTGGTGTTCTACGCGGCGATGAACATCGGGGCGTTCGCCGTGGTCATGCTGGTGTCGAGGCGGTCCGCCCGAAACGAGCTGGACGACTACCGGGGCCTGGTGTTCCAGAACCCCGTGGCCGGGCTGGCGCTGGCCTTCTTCCTGGCCTGCCTGGCCGGTCTGCCGCCGGGGCTGGCCGGGCTGTTCGCCAAGATCGTGGTGTTCCGGGAGATCGTCGGCGGCGGAGGGGGCTGGCTGGCCGCGGTGATGGCGGTCAACACGGTCATCGGCCTCTACTACTACGTCACCTGGATCGTGCGGATCTTCACCCCGGCCCCGGTGCCCGCGAGCGGCGCGGATATGACCGCCGGGGCGGGCGGCCGCCGTACCGGATGGGTGCCCGTGAGCGTGGCGATCGCGCTGGCCGGGATCATCGCGGTGGCGTTCTCGATAGCCCCTCAAACAGTCCTTGACCTCCTGCCGACGGCGTTCATCGCCCCGGGCTGA
- a CDS encoding complex I subunit 4 family protein, whose amino-acid sequence MSWVLIALLGVPLAGAAALLAPSRLDAAARGRLLRVHGLAVSGVTFVLSVVLAAGFDYGDAARVQFSTDLAWIPGLDLRFHLGLDGISLPLVVLTTLLTFLCFVYLCWGSADGPGQLMRPRAGGNRPRALVFTLLILEVGMIGTFLALDLLLFFVFFEVVLIPMYFVIAIWGGRARRAAAIKFILYTLLGSVVLLLGLLLIWAQTGTLDMVALARAQGTGMSRSVQIIAFVAVGIGFAVKTPMWPLHTWLPDAHTEAPTVGSVLLAGVLLKMGTYGFARIAIPVLPEGAAAAAPWLGAFAVIGIIYGSLACLAQRDLKRMIAYSSVGHMGFVLLGFATLTPVGFNAALFGNIAHGLITALLFFIAGAIKERYGTSVMPTLGGGMLSRLPRLGSLLTFACVASLGLPGLAGFWGEMLALLGAFEPAAGLSRSLYLTFMVVGGLGTVLTAAYFLLMLSRVTHGRGTETIHAPLLAAVGGGGGGGGRSGDVVAGNARMRDVMSYELAAWVPLVGLIVLFGLWPKALLLLTDPVVHSLLGAP is encoded by the coding sequence ATGAGCTGGGTGCTGATCGCACTCCTCGGAGTGCCGCTGGCCGGTGCCGCCGCGCTTCTCGCGCCGTCCAGGCTGGACGCCGCGGCCAGGGGGCGACTGCTCAGGGTGCACGGCCTGGCCGTGTCCGGAGTCACGTTCGTGCTGTCCGTGGTGCTGGCCGCCGGGTTCGACTACGGTGACGCGGCCCGGGTGCAGTTTTCGACGGACCTGGCCTGGATCCCCGGGCTCGACCTCAGATTCCACCTCGGCCTGGACGGCATCTCGCTGCCGCTGGTCGTGCTGACCACCCTGCTGACCTTTCTCTGCTTCGTCTACCTGTGCTGGGGCAGCGCCGACGGCCCCGGGCAGCTAATGCGGCCCAGAGCCGGGGGCAACCGTCCCCGGGCACTGGTGTTCACACTGCTCATCCTCGAAGTGGGCATGATCGGCACGTTCCTCGCGCTCGACCTGCTGCTGTTCTTCGTGTTCTTCGAGGTCGTCCTCATCCCGATGTACTTCGTGATCGCCATCTGGGGCGGGCGGGCCCGGCGGGCGGCGGCGATCAAGTTCATCCTCTACACGCTGCTCGGCTCGGTCGTCCTCCTGCTCGGCCTGCTGCTCATCTGGGCGCAGACCGGAACTCTGGACATGGTCGCCCTCGCGCGGGCCCAGGGGACGGGCATGTCCCGTTCGGTGCAGATCATCGCCTTCGTGGCCGTCGGCATCGGCTTCGCGGTCAAGACCCCGATGTGGCCGCTGCACACATGGCTGCCCGACGCCCATACCGAGGCACCGACCGTCGGCTCCGTGCTCCTGGCGGGCGTGCTCCTCAAGATGGGCACGTACGGCTTCGCCCGCATCGCGATCCCGGTCCTGCCCGAGGGCGCCGCGGCGGCCGCTCCCTGGCTCGGAGCCTTCGCGGTGATCGGCATCATCTACGGCTCCCTTGCCTGTCTCGCCCAGCGCGACCTCAAGCGGATGATCGCCTACTCCTCCGTCGGGCACATGGGCTTCGTGCTGCTGGGGTTCGCCACGCTCACGCCGGTCGGCTTCAACGCCGCCCTGTTCGGCAACATCGCCCACGGCCTGATCACCGCCCTGCTCTTCTTCATCGCCGGAGCGATCAAAGAGCGCTACGGCACCTCCGTCATGCCCACGCTCGGTGGCGGCATGCTGTCGCGCCTGCCGCGCCTCGGCTCCCTGCTGACCTTCGCGTGCGTCGCCTCTCTGGGGCTGCCGGGGCTGGCGGGTTTCTGGGGCGAGATGCTCGCCCTCCTCGGTGCCTTCGAACCGGCCGCCGGTCTGTCTCGCTCCCTCTACCTGACCTTCATGGTCGTCGGAGGTCTCGGCACCGTGCTGACCGCCGCCTATTTCCTGCTCATGCTCTCCCGAGTCACCCACGGCCGGGGCACCGAGACGATTCACGCCCCGCTGCTCGCCGCGGTGGGCGGAGGAGGCGGAGGAGGCGGGCGTTCCGGGGACGTGGTCGCCGGAAACGCGCGCATGCGAGACGTCATGAGCTACGAACTGGCCGCCTGGGTGCCGCTGGTCGGGTTGATCGTGCTGTTCGGTCTCTGGCCCAAGGCACTTCTCCTCCTCACCGATCCGGTGGTCCACAGCCTCCTGGGGGCGCCGTGA
- a CDS encoding NADH-quinone oxidoreductase subunit 5 family protein, which translates to MITIAALVILLPFVAAVAGLLGSRFPRGLRGGVADASANRRAAWIAVVPTAISAVLAIWLAYADWAGMGAGRGALFPAGSGGSAGIDGVTATFDVIDTGSVPISVGLLVDGLAASIAVLATVVALAVQVYSIGYMRDDRRYPSYSAFISLFTSAMLLVVYAADLLVLYVGWEIMGLCSYLLIGHWWEDRANSRAAIKAFLVTRIGDVGFLFGIFVLGTAAGSFRIADVIAKVPEMSSGTIIAATMLLLAGVAGKSAQAPLHVWLPDAMAGPTPISALIHAATMVAAGIFIVARLYPVFLGARPTLDVLAVLAALGMLGAALAALAQDNLKRVLAYSTISQLAYMAGALAAGSESAAIFHLITHGAFKALLFLCAGAVIHAVGSNLMSAMGGLRRELPTTFVTMTIGFAALMGLPPASGFFSKDEVLVAMERALSSGPLTDAAALLLYGCALVTVAVTGAYATRAWLRTFFGKRPVIALPEPEPGKAHVIDVHEAPASMRWPIVILSVPALLLGFAGIADVHWGAAVLSVAMALLGAGVVYAVWRSDPLSDPARMLGPFRGPCERAFYVDSVYTTLFVRPVLALAHLVVQTDDHLVDGAVRGSGRATMGLSRLVRLAQNGNAQLYITGLLSGILLIAAGAVIFR; encoded by the coding sequence ATGATCACTATCGCCGCGCTCGTCATCCTGCTGCCGTTCGTCGCCGCGGTCGCCGGGCTTCTCGGTTCCCGGTTTCCCCGGGGCCTCCGTGGCGGAGTCGCCGACGCGTCGGCGAACCGACGGGCGGCCTGGATCGCCGTCGTGCCCACCGCGATCTCCGCGGTGCTCGCGATCTGGCTCGCCTACGCCGACTGGGCCGGCATGGGCGCGGGGCGCGGCGCGCTGTTTCCCGCCGGATCCGGTGGCTCGGCGGGGATCGACGGGGTCACCGCGACGTTCGACGTCATCGATACGGGCTCGGTGCCGATCTCGGTGGGGCTGCTCGTCGACGGCCTCGCCGCGTCGATCGCGGTGCTGGCCACCGTGGTCGCGCTCGCCGTGCAGGTCTATTCGATCGGCTACATGCGCGACGACCGGCGCTACCCGTCCTACAGCGCGTTCATCAGCCTGTTCACCAGCGCCATGCTCCTGGTCGTCTACGCGGCCGACCTCCTGGTCCTCTACGTGGGCTGGGAGATCATGGGGCTGTGCTCCTATCTGCTGATCGGGCACTGGTGGGAAGACCGGGCCAACTCCCGGGCGGCGATCAAGGCGTTCCTCGTCACCCGGATCGGCGACGTCGGCTTCCTGTTCGGCATCTTCGTTCTCGGAACGGCGGCCGGCAGCTTCAGGATCGCCGACGTCATCGCCAAGGTCCCCGAGATGTCCTCCGGCACGATCATCGCCGCGACCATGCTGCTCCTCGCCGGGGTCGCGGGAAAGAGCGCCCAGGCTCCGCTGCACGTCTGGCTCCCCGACGCGATGGCCGGACCGACCCCGATCAGCGCCCTCATCCACGCGGCCACCATGGTCGCCGCCGGGATCTTCATCGTCGCCCGGCTCTACCCGGTCTTCCTCGGTGCCCGGCCGACTCTGGACGTGCTCGCGGTCCTCGCCGCGCTCGGCATGCTCGGCGCCGCCCTCGCCGCCCTCGCACAGGACAACCTCAAACGCGTCCTCGCCTACTCCACGATCAGCCAGCTCGCCTACATGGCGGGTGCCCTGGCCGCCGGATCCGAGAGTGCGGCGATCTTCCATCTGATCACCCACGGCGCCTTCAAGGCGCTGCTCTTCCTCTGCGCGGGAGCGGTGATCCACGCGGTGGGCTCCAACCTCATGAGCGCGATGGGGGGCCTGCGCCGGGAGCTTCCCACAACCTTCGTCACGATGACGATCGGCTTCGCCGCCCTGATGGGGCTGCCTCCGGCCAGTGGCTTCTTCAGCAAGGACGAGGTGCTGGTGGCCATGGAGCGGGCGCTGTCCAGCGGACCGCTCACCGACGCGGCGGCCCTGCTGCTGTACGGCTGCGCACTGGTCACGGTCGCGGTGACCGGCGCCTACGCCACCCGCGCGTGGTTGCGGACCTTCTTCGGAAAACGTCCCGTCATCGCCCTCCCCGAGCCCGAACCCGGTAAGGCCCACGTCATCGACGTCCATGAGGCACCGGCCAGCATGCGCTGGCCGATCGTGATCCTCTCCGTTCCGGCCCTGCTCCTGGGCTTCGCCGGGATCGCGGACGTCCACTGGGGCGCCGCCGTCCTCAGTGTCGCGATGGCCCTGCTGGGCGCGGGCGTGGTCTACGCCGTGTGGCGCAGCGATCCTCTGAGCGACCCGGCCCGCATGCTGGGCCCCTTCCGCGGTCCTTGCGAGCGAGCCTTCTACGTCGACTCCGTCTACACCACGCTGTTCGTCCGTCCCGTGCTCGCCCTCGCCCACCTCGTCGTCCAGACCGACGACCACCTGGTGGACGGTGCGGTGCGCGGTTCGGGCCGGGCGACCATGGGCCTGTCGAGGCTGGTGCGTCTGGCCCAGAACGGCAACGCCCAGCTCTACATCACCGGCCTGCTCTCGGGCATCCTCCTCATCGCGGCCGGGGCGGTGATCTTTAGATGA